A stretch of the Mycolicibacterium celeriflavum genome encodes the following:
- a CDS encoding acyl-CoA dehydrogenase family protein has protein sequence MAWDFSTDPDFQEKLDWVKQFCEEKVEPLDHVFPYAVRSPDPAVKAYVRELQQEVRDQGLWAIFLDKDLGGPGFGQLKLGLLNEIIGRYASAPHMFGASAPDTGNMEMLAAYGTDEQKERWLKPLLNQDMFSAYSMTEPQGGSDPNLFKTHAVRDGDEWVINGEKWFTSAGRVADILFVMCTNGMFVVPRKTPGVEIMPEPRNHNHIVYRDVRVPLDHLLGPENGAKVLAQRRLGGGRIHHAMRTIAQCKLAFDMMCERALSRESHGKVIAEHQMVQEKIAESYAMIKMLRLFVLETAWKIDNTSTQEARTEIAAVKFTMAKVLREVSFNALHILGSLGTTDLTPIQAMYAGAPTMGIADGVDEVHKATVARRVLRDYQPHDGDFPTEFLPYKREQARQKMKPVLDARPELAAAAEAYQKYLSQRR, from the coding sequence ATGGCGTGGGATTTCAGCACCGACCCCGATTTTCAAGAAAAGCTGGACTGGGTCAAGCAGTTCTGCGAGGAAAAGGTCGAGCCACTGGACCACGTGTTTCCTTACGCGGTGCGATCACCCGATCCGGCGGTCAAGGCCTACGTGCGCGAGCTCCAGCAGGAGGTCAGGGATCAGGGCCTGTGGGCGATCTTCCTCGACAAGGACCTTGGCGGGCCGGGCTTCGGCCAGCTCAAGCTCGGCCTGCTCAACGAAATCATCGGCCGCTACGCCAGCGCCCCGCACATGTTCGGGGCATCGGCGCCGGACACCGGAAACATGGAAATGCTGGCCGCATACGGCACCGACGAACAGAAAGAACGGTGGCTCAAGCCGCTGCTGAATCAGGACATGTTCTCGGCGTACTCGATGACCGAGCCGCAGGGTGGCAGCGACCCTAACCTGTTCAAGACCCACGCCGTCCGAGACGGCGACGAATGGGTGATCAACGGTGAGAAGTGGTTCACCTCGGCAGGCCGCGTCGCCGACATCTTGTTTGTGATGTGTACCAACGGCATGTTCGTCGTTCCGCGCAAGACGCCCGGCGTCGAGATCATGCCCGAGCCGCGCAACCACAACCACATCGTCTACCGCGACGTGCGGGTGCCGCTCGACCATCTCCTCGGCCCGGAGAACGGCGCAAAGGTGTTGGCGCAGCGCCGACTCGGCGGCGGGCGCATCCACCACGCCATGCGCACGATCGCGCAGTGCAAGCTGGCCTTCGACATGATGTGCGAGCGCGCGCTGAGCCGCGAATCGCACGGCAAGGTCATCGCCGAACACCAGATGGTGCAGGAGAAGATCGCCGAGTCCTACGCGATGATCAAGATGCTGCGCCTGTTCGTGCTGGAGACGGCGTGGAAGATCGACAACACCTCCACGCAGGAGGCCCGCACCGAGATCGCCGCCGTCAAGTTCACGATGGCCAAGGTGCTGCGGGAGGTGTCGTTCAACGCGCTGCACATCCTCGGGTCGCTCGGTACCACCGATCTCACTCCGATCCAGGCGATGTACGCCGGCGCCCCGACGATGGGCATCGCCGACGGCGTCGACGAGGTGCACAAGGCCACGGTCGCGCGGCGCGTGCTGCGCGACTATCAGCCGCATGACGGCGATTTCCCGACCGAATTCCTGCCCTACAAGCGGGAGCAGGCGCGCCAAAAGATGAAGCCCGTGCTCGACGCCAGACCGGAATTGGCGGCCGCCGCCGAGGCGTACCAGAAGTATCTGTCGCAGCGCCGCTGA
- a CDS encoding DUF7800 domain-containing protein has translation MPEVRVGPLLRHVGETDATVWVETDVRCRVEVLGNSANTFEVEGHHFAIVCVAGLDPDREHPYEVHLDGAKAWPPDDYEFPQPRIRLMPRDGSLRLLFGSCRCSAPHRPPYTYQHWWHPKGKGIDVLRTYGMRMLRQPSALWPDALLMMGDQLYADQVNDTIRDLVAEREVHANGPVEVLEDFEEYCIGYWDAWSDPVVRWMLSTLPTSMMFDDHEINDKWNTSQAWLEEKRKTDWYETRIIGGLMAYWIYQHLGNMSPQELADDDTFQQVLASRDGTEPIRLLAKRAESDEGASRFSMCRDLGSSRLIVADSRTGRQLQPGRRRIMTDEEWEWITAKVDGDYDHLLFASSLPILLPYGMHHIEGWTEAVTDGAWGRRLTGLGEKVRIAANLDHWACFQYSFRRFEELVIDVATGKRGEAPQSMVMFGGDVHHCWVSEIELPQDAPNALTKVWQVVCSGLRKEPSAVERMVLRLGHTRAAEAVGKLLVKTTDVGMPRLRWRPVTMPHFRNQVGTLEIAGGEMGVRIEKISGGWRKPRLTTVIEHKLL, from the coding sequence ATGCCCGAGGTGCGTGTTGGGCCCCTGCTCCGCCACGTCGGCGAAACGGACGCGACCGTCTGGGTCGAGACGGATGTGCGTTGTCGTGTCGAGGTTCTCGGTAACTCCGCCAACACCTTTGAGGTCGAGGGCCACCATTTCGCGATCGTCTGCGTGGCGGGCCTGGACCCGGACCGCGAACACCCCTACGAGGTCCATCTCGACGGCGCAAAGGCGTGGCCGCCCGACGACTACGAGTTCCCGCAGCCGCGCATCCGGCTGATGCCGCGCGACGGCTCCCTGCGGCTGTTGTTCGGGTCGTGCCGCTGTTCGGCGCCGCACCGTCCGCCCTACACCTATCAACACTGGTGGCATCCCAAGGGCAAGGGCATCGACGTGTTGCGCACCTACGGCATGCGGATGCTGCGGCAGCCGTCGGCGCTGTGGCCCGACGCGCTGCTGATGATGGGCGACCAGCTCTACGCCGATCAGGTCAACGACACGATCCGGGACCTCGTCGCCGAGCGCGAGGTACACGCCAACGGGCCGGTCGAGGTGCTCGAGGACTTCGAGGAGTACTGCATCGGCTACTGGGACGCCTGGAGCGACCCGGTGGTGCGGTGGATGCTGTCCACGCTGCCGACGTCGATGATGTTCGACGACCACGAGATCAACGACAAGTGGAACACCTCGCAGGCGTGGCTGGAGGAGAAGCGCAAGACCGACTGGTACGAGACCCGGATCATCGGCGGGTTGATGGCCTATTGGATCTACCAGCATCTGGGCAACATGTCGCCTCAGGAGCTCGCCGACGACGACACGTTCCAGCAGGTCCTGGCCAGCCGTGACGGCACCGAGCCGATCAGGCTGCTCGCCAAACGGGCCGAAAGCGACGAGGGCGCTTCACGATTCAGCATGTGCCGCGATCTCGGCTCGTCGCGGCTCATCGTCGCCGACTCGCGTACCGGCAGACAACTGCAACCGGGCCGGCGCCGCATCATGACCGACGAGGAATGGGAGTGGATCACGGCCAAGGTCGACGGCGACTACGACCACCTGCTGTTCGCGAGCTCGCTGCCGATCCTGTTGCCCTACGGCATGCATCACATCGAGGGCTGGACCGAAGCGGTCACCGACGGCGCCTGGGGCCGACGGCTCACCGGGCTCGGCGAGAAGGTGCGCATCGCGGCGAACCTCGACCACTGGGCCTGCTTCCAGTACAGCTTCCGGCGGTTCGAGGAGCTGGTGATCGACGTCGCCACCGGCAAACGGGGCGAGGCTCCGCAGTCGATGGTCATGTTCGGCGGCGACGTCCACCACTGCTGGGTGTCGGAGATCGAGCTACCGCAGGACGCGCCGAACGCGTTGACCAAGGTGTGGCAGGTGGTGTGCTCGGGGCTGCGCAAGGAGCCGTCGGCGGTGGAGCGAATGGTGTTGCGGCTCGGCCATACTCGGGCGGCGGAGGCGGTCGGCAAGCTGTTGGTCAAGACCACGGACGTGGGCATGCCGCGGCTGCGGTGGCGGCCGGTCACGATGCCGCACTTCCGTAATCAGGTCGGCACGCTGGAGATCGCCGGCGGCGAGATGGGCGTGCGGATCGAAAAGATCAGCGGCGGCTGGCGTAAACCGCGCCTCACCACGGTGATCGAGCACAAACTGCTCTGA
- a CDS encoding SDR family NAD(P)-dependent oxidoreductase, with the protein MTQLSGKVALVTGASAGLGAAVAQLFAQRGATVFGIARDAERMASVFEAVPGGRFAPVDVASSQACRDAVAQCVDAFGQLDVLVNVAGFHQMRHTTTVTDDEWDRDLAVNLNGPFYLCRAALPHLLESGGNIVNVASIAGVEGEVYSAGYCAAKHGLVGLTRALAVEYTKDRIRVNAVCPGGMPTAQTTEFTAPDNADWNLIMRIASPRGFSDTVDVAKAIAFLASDDAAAIHGAVYRVDNGKGAG; encoded by the coding sequence ATGACTCAACTCAGCGGCAAGGTCGCATTGGTGACGGGCGCGTCGGCGGGGCTGGGCGCCGCAGTCGCGCAACTGTTCGCCCAGCGCGGCGCGACGGTGTTCGGCATCGCACGCGACGCCGAGCGGATGGCATCGGTGTTCGAGGCGGTGCCCGGCGGCCGTTTCGCGCCGGTGGACGTGGCGTCGTCGCAGGCCTGCCGCGACGCCGTCGCGCAGTGCGTCGACGCGTTCGGCCAACTCGATGTGCTGGTCAACGTCGCCGGTTTTCACCAGATGCGGCACACCACGACGGTGACCGACGACGAGTGGGACCGCGATCTGGCGGTGAACCTCAACGGGCCGTTCTACCTGTGCCGCGCCGCGCTGCCCCACCTGCTGGAGAGCGGCGGCAACATCGTCAACGTCGCCTCCATCGCGGGCGTCGAGGGCGAGGTCTACTCGGCGGGATACTGCGCGGCCAAACACGGACTGGTGGGGCTGACCCGCGCACTGGCCGTCGAGTACACCAAGGACAGAATCCGGGTGAACGCGGTGTGCCCGGGCGGGATGCCGACAGCGCAGACCACAGAGTTCACCGCGCCCGACAACGCCGACTGGAACCTGATCATGCGGATCGCGTCGCCGCGCGGGTTCTCCGACACCGTCGACGTCGCCAAGGCGATCGCGTTTCTGGCCAGCGATGACGCCGCCGCCATCCACGGGGCGGTATACCGCGTGGACAACGGCAAGGGCGCGGGCTGA